The genome window AATGAATGTTACATTCGCACAAAGAATTTTTCCtgtataatattattatttcaaagCTCAAATGAACCCAAAAGATCATTTCCCTTCAGAAATCCGGGTGAAGTACACTCAATTTCGATATTCTCTCGCTCCTTACGGCTAAGATAAAAATCTCATAGTTTTGGTAATGTAATGTGATGGCACTGCAATAGTCCCAACTGGAGCGAAACTCGAGCGAAGTCCTTTCAATTCCACCACTTTCCCCAACGAAACCGTTCAAATGGCTGACCGGAAAATGGCTAAGATATTTCAGGCTGAAGTCCTGCAGCAGTCGAAGAACAACAAGGACAATGGCAGGACGAAAGCCACCGCTGGAAATGACGGCGACTTTGTCTTCGTCGTCGTCGTGGGCGGTCAACAAAGCCCGGTAAAAAAGCGCGCTTAGACGCAGAAACAGTATACGTAATAACAATGGGCGACAACAAAGTGTGCAGCGGAAAAGCGGGTGGGAGGAAAATGCACACGAAGAATATAACAACGGGCTTGGGGCCAAATCGGATTTGTACATGTTTTCAGCCATCAATCATTTGAAGCTGATTGAAAATTCaaagaataaatattattGCAAATGAGAAAACATTTTGTTGCATACCTTTCAACGCACTTAAATTGAAAAGCAAAATGAGgagcaattaatttaaatctaAAGGAATTCAAAGTGAAAGAGGTTTTTATAtgcctttttattttgtaaagCAGTAAGCCAACGAAAATGTTAAAATTTCTACCTCGCACTCCCGCTAGCTGACTAAGGGGTATCAGATAGTCGCGGAAATCGACCAAAGCGTTCGACCTATCGTTTCGTATTGTACAAAAATTAGGGATATAAGGCTTTGTCTTGTTcgtaaattatttaaatttcgttTCTTTATTGAATTTATATACCTTTGTTACCATACATAACATTTTTATCAACTAAGAAACTGATTGGTAAAAGGAGCTTTCTTTAGAAGTGGTCCTTATATCTCACCTATTCTTTGCATTGACGGATGACAATCGTCTTGGGAGCCCTCAACAAATCAATCAAACTCTTTTGGGATACCATTTCCCCTTCCACAATAAGATATTCAATCCGGAGCCTCGACAAGATGATATTGGCCATTTCGGGTCACAAAGGTGGCAAGGAGCGGAGCCAGAGATGCCGAGAGGCAAGTGGGAATGGCAGGCGAAGGGCGAAAATACGGCGGAAATACATGAGAAGAGGGAAAATAACGAGCAGCTGCGTGGGCGACGCTCAAGGAAAAGAGCAATAAAACGGAGGAGCCGAAGAAAGGTCCGAAAAGAAATTAACAAAGTTGGGGCACAAAACAGAACGCAAAACGCCAAGTGTGCGGTTATTAAATTTCGCAAGCAATTGACTTGACCAAAAGAAAATGGGAGGTGGCTGGGTGGGTGTGCGCCGATAATCGATAAATGTTGTGGAAATTGTGGCGCTGGGAAATTGCTACACATGTTGCAGCTGATGGCAGAAACTCGCTAAAAGTGAACAGACGATGCGGTTTCAGGTTTCAATGGCAGTCGGTTGGTTGGTCGAGGTCAGGCCCAAAAACAGATGGATTCCTAAAAAGTGCGGTGGTGGTAGCCATTAACCCAGTGATTAAGTGGGGAAATGGGAACTTCTAGACATTTTACTAAATTGGGGAAAATAAACAAGATTTTGAATTTCATTCGGCTTACATTGCTTCGACTGGTTGCTTCTTGGCTGCTTTCTGAGTGCGTGTACCTCAGACAccgctgcgtatgcgtaatatacTTTTGGTAGTAACTTTCTCGTAATTGACACCGAAACTGCTTTTGGGCTCGGGCCCAATTGACTAAGCACACAAAGGATATATCGAAATCGGGGAGTTgcttttctataatttttggcagctttttatattttcttagCTGCTGTCGCTGTTagtcgcacacacacacacatgagcactctctctctcgcacactcacacaatcACTGAGATTTATGTAACACACAGCTGGGGAACCGAAAAAACTGTGCGAACTGGCCAAAACTAAATACCGTTTCCGTCACTAAGCGTTTTTCGAGCTTATTGGGCTgccattttggtttttttttttgggaaaaaCCTCGGGCTTAAAATTCTTTGCTCTTTTTTCTCTGTTttgatttgtatttgttgGCCTTTCTGATAGAATCGGCAGGCTGGTTGCCCAAACTTGCACGCTCAACTGTCCACGATGTACTGTGCTAACGGTATTTACGTCGCTCCAGCCAACAGGGCCGAAATACATGGCCAAAAGAGAGAGCGAGCAACTCTCTCTTTTCGCTCTTTCggggcaaacattttttttagtCCGGCGCTTTTAACAGAGCCTCTGCATCTTTttctaaaattatttttataatatttgactcacaaatttaaaattattgaaaattattataactcaTTCGTTAGTTGTTACGAAAAGTATCTTTTATCTTGTTTTGCCAAATTTGTAATTATAATaacttttctttcatttttttgaaTCAACCTACAGATGTTAAATGCTTTACACGGCAAAAAAATAGTACAAAAAAACCCCAAATAAATTAGCTTGACCCAGATTattgtacatatttatttgaatttctaCAATTCTATTCAagtataattattttaagtgGCGCATTTAGAAAATAAACCGCCGATGGAAAACACAAATATCTTCGCTCTTCGAAACATGTGCCCCATTTTTTCGCCTTTTCCAACAGTGTCTGTAAAAGAGTGTTGCATACTGTTAGGGGCGCCTGTCGTGTCTAAGAGGCCCGCTGTGAACTTCAAAACTTAGGAACGATTGTTGTTGTCATCAAACTTTCACTATCACGATTCCATAGGTATGCGCCATAAATTTAAGACTCTCTGGCTCGCCTCTTCCCGTGAACTTGCGCACTGCGCGGGCGCAGAGAGACGGCGTTTGTTCTTCTTTTTGGCGGATGGCAGGCCTTTCTGGCCACTTGGGGGCTTGTTTTCGGTTTTCAATGTTAAGTGCGTAGGAGGCGCCACGAGTGAGAGTGAGCGAGAGGGAGGCAGGGGCGGACCAGGAGCAACGGGGCGAATGCGCAACGCCAGCGATAACGGCCACTGGAGACGACAACAGAGAGACAGACAGGCGAAAAGGGGGCGAGGGTTGGAGAGGAGGCTTAAAAGGCGTGTGGCAAAGCTGAGCGGACCCACCTGGCTATTTTCACGTCGACAATTCTGGCTTTTTGCCAGTGGCAGCAGATGCTATTATTCACAATAGAATTAGCGAATTAGGCAGAAAGCAGTAAGGATCATTCAAATCGTCGGCTAAAAGGGTTGGACTTTCATATCTGTTCGTCGTGATCGCTGTGAAATTTCGATCGATCAATCAACTAATATCCTATAGTTCCAATCAGGAGTAATTGTTTTATGCTTGCTAAAGACGAGCTTtgaatttaaacatttaaaaactAATAGAAGTGGATTAAAATTTCCATTGATTTGAATTCTATATTccataatatatttatataactttatgtatttacatacatattttgtAGAAAAGTTCATGTTTGTACTTTGTTCATAGTATTATCATATATTAGGCAGTGACTAAGTGTCTTTAAAACATCTAGTTAAAGTGAAACCTTCactattttttaatattaaaacgTATGGATAGATTTCTAATCGTACTCCAAGTTACTTTAAGATGCACAGTGGTTTCCCCCATAGGccgaaaaaaaatttaaagtcCAAATTTTGACTTTAGTTATCATTACTTTTTCATAATTGGTCTAGCTATTCAAATTTattcatgtttttgttttgctctaACTGTCCGCTTCAAGAATAGCATCGAAAGAGACGGCATGATATCAATCGAATATGCAAGTGAATCTGTCCGTAAAGTCAAAAAAAACCTTAAAAATCGACATTACTCTGCAATGGAAGGCATTCGTATAATAAATAATGGtatttagtatatttaaaagaaattatatGTACGACGTTCTGTGTTTTCCGTAAATTAGTTTTGTGTTTAGTATATAGTTGCagatgttttttgtttatctttGCTATCTTTCGTTGGAGGTTTCGTTATGTCCATTTCTACTTaacttaataattctttttgtatagtgtttattaacattttaaaattaagaaaactTTTAATTCAAGTGTATGCTTACAAAGAGAAGTTTGAACCTTTTGAACAGACTTCTATTGAGCTCTGATCCATTTATCACTGGTCAAAGAAAACTTCCATGCAAACACAAGTTTTTAAAATTAGCCATTGATTTACATACATCTACatctttttaaattatatagtGTTTCACCTTGTACATATgcatttatatatgtattatatatattttttttttaattttaaataataacctactcggtcccgtactggtcccgtactcggtcccgtacttattctagtgtctttggaaCCACTGTGTGATGTTTGGCTACGACGTAGGTCAGGGTACGCTGGTTAGTATGCAGAGCGTTTTGCCACTCGTCCGTATACACAACGTACTTTTCGTTTGGAATTGTGCGGCAGAGGGACAGGCGTCACACtcgcaaacaaacaaacatcgCAGCATTCAAACATTTTGTGTCAATCTGTCAGTCACTCAAGCATCGAGTCCCTTCCCCTATTTTAAGCGCTTTAAACTTTGCCCGCTGTCGATTAAGAGAAATCGATAAGGGAAAACATTTCCcttttacatatattatatttattatcatAGGATTGCTATACACTTGCACATTGATGCATGGAGAGAAAGGGGTCAgaattttaagttttatttgcAGAAAGACCCATCAATATTAAATGCCGAATAGTTTCGCAATTGGATTAGGAAATACTTGATTAGTTGGCTTATGAGCTTATTTCCCTATACCTATACCGATCTATATAGATCCCTTACCTAAGCCTAATGTCGATTTTTAATAGTGTAGCTTCGCCCCAAAATGTTCTGTTTATTATTGGTCACATAGGAAGCACAATACAAAAGGATACGGTGAATACAAGGATGGGCCGCTTAACAATGGAATCCGGGGGGAGAAAGGGGATGTCCTGCGAGCAGGGACACATCCTTATACATATGGGTGTatgtatgggtatgggtatgagTGAGTTTGGCGTTAACGCGTTAAGGGTAAATCAATAAACGCGCAGAACGGAAGTTATCAACACCTGTAAGGGATAATTGACGCGATATTAAATGGTATGTTGCCACAGCAGGTGGCAGCAATGCCGATTTCATTAAACACATAAGCCCACTATGTTGCATTAAATTGTGCGCTAATTGATCAATTTTAAAGGATTGTATATAATGTTAACACGTTCATTCCTCTAgcaatataaacaaaatgaaGAAGATTTATATAGTAAGCCGAGGAAAAACGTTTGGTTCACAATACAAAGTTTAATATGCTCAAATGGTTATAAGAACTATAGTGTTGAATACTCTCCGATACTATTTTGTGGTAAAAAAAGCTATATTCTTTCCATATATGCtatttatgacattttttTGACAGCCGAAAATGATTGCTGTACTAAAATTCCAATCAGAAATAGTTGACACAAGATTTAAAGCTGGGTACTTCCAGTATTTGCATCGTAAAGCAGTGTTTACAGGAAATGACTGAATTGAGGGTTCTCTTCAGATGGTGGATCGTTCCAAAGATTTCTTGCTGGGGTCAACATCGCTCATCGGACGAGTAGAACGAGTATCCTTGTTTCCATTTCTTATTTGTGCCAAATGATTACAAGGACAACCCGATTATGAGAACCTATAAACGACTGTGCGCTGGGTTGGGTCTACTAACACTTTGACCTTACTGGGCCCACAATCAGTTGGGGTTACGGTGATGGGAAGGAGGCGGAGGCAGAGGCAGCGGAGGATGAGGACATGGCCAGGAGGATGAGCAGACAAAGCGTTGACAATGCCCCAAACAAAAGAAACACAAAACAGACGAGCAGATAATGGACGTGACGATATCGGGGCAGCAAGGGAGCGGAAACCGCGAGCAATGGCAAAATGTATTTACATAGCTTGTATGGTCGGGATAAGCCCCATTGTTTTATGCatgcaaacaaaaacatcCGAAGGACTGGGGAGCACCTTTCGCGAAATGCGAGTGACGCCCTACGGCTGCATCTGCAAGGATACTTCCCGAGCTTCAAGCTAAAGTGCTGCCAAAACGGCATGGGTTACCTTCTATTGGATGGGAGTTCAAAGATATCAACCTTCCACACTCACGCTGAGTGTTTTCCGCCAAATACAATCAGTCTTAATCATCAACGAGTTTTTCCTAGTAGAAAAGTGACGCGAACACGCAGCACTTGGCAACCTACGCGTCTTACATCTCAGCATTTGTTCAGCACTACCTGAAATACATACATTTGTGTTATAGAAAGAGTACCATTGCCTTGAAGTACccgtttgaaatataaaatggtaaaaataaacatataaaagACATTTGTGCCTTTATAGGATGTTAAAAGTCAGCATAGCCTGCCACTGACAGACAATAAATCAAAGTTCTAGAATATTTCAGAAAAGTTAGATTGTCACAGAGGTTTCTCTACCATAAAAAGGGCTTTATATACGCCCCCTTTTTTGCAATGCGTTGACGCAAACTAGTCTAAGCAGAATGAATGGCATTTAGAGTGGTACTTACTAATGCCTTTATGCAAATCTAAGTACCCTgagtttaaataattttaatttcatggtTTGCTTTTGGGTattcaataaaaattcaaCTAAGTTATAAATTACAGAACTAATAGTAGTACGAAACTGCAGCAGTCGATTCCCTTAGGAGCACTACAGCTCCGAGTGGGCGTACTCCTCGTGCGTAGAGCTCTTCTCCTTGGGCACGATGAAGAGGCCCTCCGCCGTGGTCCAGCGCGTTCCGTGCTGCGGCTTGTGGACGCCAACGATTTCCATTTGGCCGGAGATGGGTCTGCCGTAGGAGCGGCCGGACATGCCCAGGTACATGCCGGTGTCGATGTGGCGCAGCCTTACGTGGGCAGTGCGCATCCAGTTCTCGTTGGAGCAGACCACCTCCCAGTGGTCGCCGGTGTCGCCGAGTCCGTCCGTTCCGTAGGCGGACACCTCCTGCTCGCCGGAGAGCGGCGACGAAAAGTGGTGCGAGTGCAGGTTCTTCTTGGTGGACAGGTGCTCCAGTCGCACGGTGGATCCGCAGGCGATGGGCTCGCCCCTTTCGCACAGCTCGCCGGTCTGCGCCTTGATCACCCAGTGGCTGTTCACGTCCTCCTTCTGCTCCACGCCCGTCACCGACTGCTGCCCGGACCCAGATCCGTACTTGACGTCGTGGGAGTGCAGGCGGAAGGCGTAGTCCGAGTTAAGCAGCTTCAGGATGGAGCCGCAGGTGACCACGTTGGATTCTGTGGCTGTTTCCAGCAGGGTCAAGATGGAATACAAGATAAGCATTAACGCTGGCCACGAAAGGTTCAAGAAGCGGGGCGGCCAATCACAGAAGACCACATAGACGCGACTTGCTTCAGGTCGCAACTTACCGGCTCCCCTGGAAATGCTGCCCACCAGCGCCAGTCCTGTAAGAAGTAGTGCGTGCTGCATCGTGTCCTGCTCTAGTTATCCTATCCTAACCCGTGGACCTAAGTCAGTCAATCTGTGCCGGCAATTACGGTTGAAATCAGCGTTGAACACGCAAACAATTGGTTTTTTTGACGGTGCTGGTGTGACCAGGCGGCGGTAAAATCCAAATTATGGACTCAccacaaaataataaacaaaataatactAATTATAAGCTGGGTGTTGGTGTAACTTATTCTATAACCGAAAACTTTAAGCttgatatatttaataaatgttgaaaagaggaaaaatatGGTTAGTCTTTTCAGAAAGCATTTTCCGAATTTGACATCTCAGACTTGATGCTACGTCAAGAAACTCATTTCTTTattgattaaaa of Drosophila mauritiana strain mau12 chromosome 3R, ASM438214v1, whole genome shotgun sequence contains these proteins:
- the LOC117145187 gene encoding stromal cell-derived factor 2 translates to MQHALLLTGLALVGSISRGAATESNVVTCGSILKLLNSDYAFRLHSHDVKYGSGSGQQSVTGVEQKEDVNSHWVIKAQTGELCERGEPIACGSTVRLEHLSTKKNLHSHHFSSPLSGEQEVSAYGTDGLGDTGDHWEVVCSNENWMRTAHVRLRHIDTGMYLGMSGRSYGRPISGQMEIVGVHKPQHGTRWTTAEGLFIVPKEKSSTHEEYAHSEL